The following proteins are co-located in the Komagataeibacter sp. FNDCF1 genome:
- the pal gene encoding peptidoglycan-associated lipoprotein Pal, translating into MKLKLLGAAGMALFLAACSDHANKSANTGAATQQVGPAPGSEADLVATAGDRVLFALNQNTLSSDAKATLDKQAAWLAKYPQVHVQIAGNCDDRGTEEYNIALGERRANAAHDYLVAKGVDASRITTISYGKDRPTAVGDDEASWAQNRNAITAVQ; encoded by the coding sequence ATGAAACTGAAGCTTCTCGGTGCGGCCGGCATGGCCCTTTTCCTCGCTGCGTGTTCCGATCATGCGAACAAGAGCGCGAACACAGGTGCGGCTACACAGCAGGTCGGTCCGGCCCCGGGCAGCGAGGCTGATCTCGTCGCAACGGCTGGTGACCGCGTGCTGTTCGCACTGAACCAGAACACGCTGTCCAGCGATGCGAAGGCAACGCTCGACAAGCAGGCTGCCTGGCTGGCCAAGTACCCGCAGGTACACGTGCAGATCGCAGGCAACTGCGATGACCGTGGCACGGAAGAATACAACATCGCCCTGGGTGAGCGCCGTGCGAACGCCGCTCATGATTACCTGGTGGCGAAGGGTGTCGATGCGTCGCGCATCACCACCATCTCCTACGGCAAGGACCGTCCGACCGCCGTTGGCGATGACGAGGCATCCTGGGCCCAGAACCGTAACGCCATCACGGCGGTACAGTAA
- the ftsH gene encoding ATP-dependent zinc metalloprotease FtsH: protein MNNFGRNLALWVIIIVLLLLLFNVFQPGSVQHASQQLAYSDFIGDVNSGHVRSVVVQEHNISGTLTDGTSFDTYAPQDPTLIPRLTEKGIEVAAKPLENDTNPFLRYLINYAPLLLMVGAWIFIMRQMQSGGGRAMGFGKSRARMLTEKQGRVTFDDVAGIDEAKSELQEIVDFLRDPQKFTRLGGKIPKGVLLVGPPGTGKTLLARAIAGEANVPFFTISGSDFVEMFVGVGASRVRDMFEQGKKAAPCIIFIDEIDAVGRHRGAGLGGGNDEREQTLNQMLVEMDGFDSNEGVILIAATNRPDVLDPALLRPGRFDRQVVVPNPDVAGREKILRVHMRKVPLASDVDPKVIARGTPGFSGADLANLVNEAALMAARLGKRTVAMLEFENAKDKVMMGAERRSLVMTEDEKKMTAYHEGGHALVGILTPGSDPVHKATIIPRGRALGMVMSLPEKDRYSESRSWCIGKLTLAMGGRAAEEIIFGPDNVSTGASGDIKMATDVARRMVTEWGMSEKLGMVAYGGNGQEVFLGHSVTQNKNVSEETAREIDNEVRKLIDTAYDRARTLLLDHIDQLHRLGSALLEYETLTGEEIRQVLRGEKIERVVVDDPMPENRRPSVPPSAPSAPVAPLPAPKGDNGVGTAPAG from the coding sequence ATGAACAATTTCGGCCGGAACCTGGCCCTGTGGGTTATCATCATCGTCCTGTTGCTGCTGCTGTTTAACGTTTTCCAGCCGGGAAGCGTGCAGCACGCATCACAGCAACTGGCATATTCCGATTTCATCGGAGACGTGAACAGCGGCCATGTCCGGTCCGTCGTCGTGCAGGAACACAATATCAGCGGCACGCTGACGGATGGCACGTCGTTTGACACCTATGCCCCGCAGGACCCGACGCTTATCCCCCGCCTGACGGAAAAGGGAATCGAAGTCGCGGCCAAGCCGCTTGAAAACGATACCAATCCCTTCCTGCGCTACCTGATCAATTACGCGCCGCTGCTGCTTATGGTGGGTGCGTGGATCTTCATCATGCGCCAGATGCAGTCGGGCGGCGGTCGTGCCATGGGCTTTGGCAAGTCGCGCGCACGCATGCTGACCGAAAAGCAGGGCCGCGTTACGTTCGATGACGTGGCGGGCATTGATGAGGCCAAGAGCGAACTGCAGGAAATCGTCGACTTCCTGCGCGACCCGCAGAAGTTCACCCGCCTGGGCGGCAAGATCCCCAAGGGCGTGCTGCTGGTCGGCCCCCCCGGCACCGGCAAGACGCTTCTGGCCCGTGCCATTGCGGGTGAGGCGAATGTTCCCTTCTTCACCATTTCCGGTTCCGACTTTGTCGAAATGTTCGTGGGTGTCGGCGCATCACGTGTCCGTGATATGTTCGAGCAGGGCAAGAAGGCGGCGCCCTGCATCATCTTCATTGATGAAATCGACGCCGTGGGCCGCCATCGTGGCGCGGGCCTGGGTGGCGGCAATGACGAGCGCGAGCAGACCCTGAACCAGATGCTGGTCGAGATGGACGGCTTTGACAGCAATGAGGGCGTGATCCTGATTGCCGCGACCAACCGCCCCGACGTTCTTGACCCTGCCCTGCTGCGCCCCGGCCGCTTTGACCGTCAGGTCGTGGTGCCCAACCCGGATGTGGCGGGCCGCGAGAAGATCCTGCGCGTGCACATGCGCAAGGTGCCGCTGGCTTCCGACGTGGACCCCAAGGTCATTGCCCGCGGCACGCCCGGGTTCTCGGGTGCGGACCTGGCCAACCTTGTCAATGAAGCCGCACTGATGGCCGCCCGCCTGGGCAAGCGCACGGTTGCGATGCTGGAGTTCGAGAACGCCAAGGACAAGGTGATGATGGGGGCCGAGCGCCGCTCGCTCGTCATGACCGAGGACGAGAAGAAGATGACCGCCTACCATGAAGGCGGCCATGCACTGGTCGGTATCCTGACCCCCGGTTCCGACCCGGTGCACAAGGCGACCATCATCCCGCGCGGCCGTGCGCTGGGCATGGTGATGAGCCTGCCGGAGAAGGATCGTTATTCCGAAAGCCGGTCATGGTGCATTGGCAAGCTGACCCTGGCCATGGGCGGGCGCGCGGCGGAGGAAATCATCTTTGGCCCCGACAACGTCTCCACCGGGGCATCGGGCGACATCAAGATGGCGACCGACGTGGCCCGCCGCATGGTGACCGAATGGGGCATGAGCGAAAAGCTGGGCATGGTGGCCTATGGCGGCAACGGGCAGGAAGTGTTCCTTGGCCACAGCGTGACCCAGAACAAGAATGTGTCCGAGGAAACGGCGCGCGAAATCGACAACGAGGTCCGCAAGCTGATCGATACGGCTTATGACCGTGCCCGGACCCTGCTGCTTGACCATATCGACCAGTTGCACAGGCTTGGTTCCGCCCTGCTGGAATATGAAACCCTGACGGGTGAGGAAATCCGCCAGGTACTGCGCGGCGAGAAGATCGAACGCGTGGTGGTGGATGATCCGATGCCGGAAAACCGGCGTCCGTCAGTGCCGCCATCGGCACCATCGGCCCCCGTGGCGCCACTGCCCGCGCCGAAAGGGGATAACGGTGTGGGCACGGCTCCCGCAGGCTAG
- the tolB gene encoding Tol-Pal system beta propeller repeat protein TolB has translation MTSSVKPLIPDDDAARLAAAFSRRGFMGAGVAGGLMATPLFAAGTAHAQAAGDAEITVDQARTAPIPIVLPSLGSGVAQQITDVISADLGNCGLFRPISASMPQGTPDFASYKSMGARAAVTGKVVDQGGSLRVEFRLWDVLVGKQIQGTAYTAAAQDWRRIAHVIADVIYNRMLGEQGYFNSRIAYIARSGPRARQVTRLAIMDQDGADSRYLTNGQWLTLTPRFNPANSELAFMSYANYRPRVYLFNLNTGQQRLLGDFSGISFAPRFSPDGRSVILSVTRGSGSDIYLVDLATMSRRQLTSSGAIDTSPSFSPDGSQIVFNSDRGGSPQLYIMSASGGDAKRISYGHGQYGSPVWSPRGDLIAFSRIANGSFSLGVMAPDGTGERILTQGFTVESPTFCPNGRVLAFCRQSSGGSTGAGFATGISTIDITGFHERALPAGSASDPTWSPLNK, from the coding sequence CCGCACGGCTGGCAGCAGCGTTCAGCCGGCGTGGGTTCATGGGTGCGGGTGTGGCGGGCGGCCTTATGGCCACGCCCCTGTTCGCGGCTGGCACGGCGCATGCGCAGGCTGCGGGCGATGCCGAGATTACGGTGGACCAGGCCCGCACGGCGCCCATCCCCATTGTCCTGCCCTCACTCGGCAGCGGGGTTGCCCAGCAGATCACGGATGTGATCTCGGCCGATCTGGGCAATTGCGGGCTGTTCCGCCCCATCAGCGCCAGCATGCCGCAGGGCACGCCGGATTTCGCATCCTACAAGTCCATGGGCGCGCGCGCGGCCGTGACTGGCAAGGTTGTTGACCAGGGCGGTTCCCTGCGGGTGGAATTCCGCCTGTGGGACGTGCTGGTGGGCAAGCAGATCCAGGGCACGGCCTATACCGCCGCAGCCCAGGACTGGCGCCGCATCGCGCATGTGATCGCCGATGTGATCTATAACCGCATGCTGGGTGAGCAGGGCTACTTCAACTCCCGCATCGCCTATATCGCGCGTTCCGGCCCGCGTGCGCGCCAGGTCACGCGGCTGGCCATCATGGACCAGGACGGGGCGGACAGCCGCTACCTGACCAACGGCCAGTGGCTGACCCTGACGCCGCGCTTCAACCCGGCCAATAGTGAACTGGCATTCATGTCATATGCCAATTACCGGCCACGTGTTTACCTGTTCAACCTCAATACCGGGCAGCAGCGCCTGCTTGGTGACTTCTCCGGTATTTCATTTGCACCACGCTTCTCCCCCGATGGGCGTTCCGTCATCCTGTCGGTCACGCGTGGCAGCGGGTCCGATATCTATCTGGTCGATCTTGCCACCATGTCGCGGCGGCAGCTGACGTCCTCTGGGGCGATTGACACCAGCCCGTCCTTCAGCCCCGACGGTTCGCAGATCGTGTTCAACTCCGACCGTGGCGGCTCGCCGCAGCTCTATATCATGAGTGCGTCGGGTGGGGATGCGAAGCGGATTTCCTATGGGCATGGCCAGTATGGTTCGCCCGTATGGTCGCCGCGTGGTGACCTGATCGCGTTCTCGCGCATTGCCAATGGCAGCTTCTCGCTTGGCGTGATGGCGCCCGATGGAACGGGGGAGCGGATCCTGACACAGGGCTTTACCGTGGAAAGCCCGACCTTCTGCCCCAATGGTCGTGTCCTGGCCTTCTGCCGCCAGAGTTCGGGCGGCAGTACTGGTGCCGGATTTGCAACAGGTATCAGCACAATTGACATTACTGGCTTCCACGAACGTGCATTGCCTGCGGGCAGCGCATCCGATCCGACGTGGTCTCCGCTAAACAAGTAA
- the folP gene encoding dihydropteroate synthase — MDDRLIEPLALLRGKAAEQAVTTGQARWLAGGPHAYALARLIGGDEPAGRIVSACAIPSGWAACAGRVDRPTPAAGLPPGPQVMGIINVTPDSFSDGGQHYHVRAALESIQAMHAAGCRIVDIGGESTRPGAPPITAGEEWRRIGPVIRAVRACTALAGMVLSIDTRQASVMDRALDAGADLINDVSALTHDPAARAVVARHGCPVVLMHMRGTPATMAAHAVYDDVAVDVLRELSARVDEAVSAGIARERILIDPGIGFAKTTEGNLELLARLPLLANLGCRVLLGVSRKRTLGEICHEPDALRRDPATVAATLPGLVFPDAVLRVHNVTAMMQAVRVSQGLDRP; from the coding sequence ATGGACGACCGGCTGATCGAACCCCTGGCGCTGTTGCGGGGGAAGGCGGCGGAACAGGCCGTAACGACGGGACAGGCGCGTTGGCTGGCGGGCGGGCCGCATGCCTATGCGCTGGCCCGGCTGATCGGGGGGGATGAACCGGCCGGACGTATCGTGTCCGCCTGTGCCATACCATCCGGATGGGCGGCCTGTGCCGGGCGTGTGGACAGGCCCACCCCGGCTGCGGGCCTGCCGCCTGGCCCGCAGGTTATGGGGATCATCAACGTTACGCCTGACAGCTTCAGTGATGGCGGCCAGCATTACCATGTCCGTGCAGCGCTTGAATCCATACAGGCCATGCATGCCGCCGGTTGCCGGATTGTCGATATTGGCGGCGAAAGCACCCGCCCCGGTGCGCCACCCATTACCGCCGGGGAGGAATGGCGGCGCATCGGGCCGGTCATCCGCGCGGTCAGGGCCTGCACGGCGCTGGCCGGCATGGTCCTGTCGATTGATACGCGGCAGGCTTCGGTCATGGACCGGGCGCTGGATGCGGGGGCGGACCTTATCAATGATGTTTCGGCCCTGACCCATGATCCGGCAGCGCGCGCGGTGGTGGCGCGCCATGGCTGCCCGGTCGTACTCATGCACATGCGGGGCACGCCGGCGACCATGGCGGCCCATGCGGTGTATGATGACGTAGCGGTGGACGTGCTGCGCGAACTGTCCGCGCGGGTGGATGAGGCCGTGAGTGCCGGCATTGCGCGGGAGCGGATACTGATTGATCCGGGTATCGGATTTGCCAAGACGACGGAGGGCAATCTTGAATTGCTGGCACGCCTGCCGCTGCTGGCCAATCTTGGCTGCCGGGTGCTGCTGGGGGTGTCGCGCAAGCGGACGCTGGGTGAAATCTGCCACGAACCCGATGCGCTGCGCCGTGATCCGGCGACGGTTGCGGCCACGCTGCCGGGGCTGGTTTTTCCCGATGCCGTGCTGCGCGTTCATAATGTGACGGCAATGATGCAGGCCGTGCGCGTCAGTCAGGGGCTGGATCGCCCATAA
- the tilS gene encoding tRNA lysidine(34) synthetase TilS has product MPGQSQDLAEPLDLRHFAPIMAALGPWPGHGVPVAIAVSGGADSMALAVLARQWRRDVVGLVVDHGLRAESRREAEETVRRLSAFGMPARLLVLEGLERGPRMAERARRMRYEALFAACRDMGALDLLVAHHAGDQAETVLMRGRAASGADGLAAMAVTTPVHDVRIVRPLLSFGKPALYATVSAAGIAWVEDPSNTDLRTERARARRVLAADASLGTALQMHARHAGQGRMARDREDARWLAAHAGFHPGGWVVLPAGLAPPRVLSGLVRVVGGHDYPPARARINLLARSPEPATLAGVAIMPWRDGQWIVMREEAAMAPSITACAGAVWDRRFALRAPALPPGCEMGAAGPVASWWPTGRGRPAWPARALRTLPALWQGGRVAAVPHMGVYAQDWATDVVFMNHPPQPVLPDALFGGVQHGPSGLLS; this is encoded by the coding sequence ATGCCTGGCCAGTCGCAGGATCTGGCTGAACCGCTGGATTTGCGGCATTTCGCCCCCATCATGGCGGCCCTTGGCCCATGGCCGGGGCACGGCGTGCCGGTGGCCATCGCGGTCTCGGGCGGGGCGGACAGCATGGCGCTGGCGGTATTGGCCCGTCAGTGGCGGCGTGATGTCGTGGGGCTGGTGGTTGACCACGGCCTGCGCGCCGAATCCCGGCGCGAGGCGGAGGAGACGGTCCGCCGCCTGTCCGCTTTTGGCATGCCCGCGCGCCTGCTGGTGCTGGAGGGGCTGGAACGTGGCCCCCGCATGGCCGAGCGGGCCCGCCGGATGCGCTATGAGGCCCTGTTCGCCGCCTGCCGCGACATGGGTGCGCTGGACCTGCTGGTCGCCCATCATGCAGGCGATCAGGCCGAAACGGTCCTGATGCGCGGACGGGCCGCAAGTGGGGCGGACGGGCTGGCGGCCATGGCGGTCACGACGCCAGTGCATGACGTCCGTATTGTCCGGCCCCTGCTGTCCTTTGGCAAACCGGCCCTTTATGCCACGGTAAGTGCAGCGGGCATCGCGTGGGTGGAAGACCCGTCCAACACCGACCTGCGTACCGAGCGTGCACGCGCGCGGCGGGTTCTGGCGGCCGATGCCAGCCTGGGCACCGCATTGCAAATGCACGCCCGCCATGCCGGGCAGGGCCGCATGGCCCGTGACCGGGAAGATGCGCGCTGGCTGGCTGCCCATGCCGGTTTCCATCCGGGGGGGTGGGTGGTGCTTCCCGCCGGTCTTGCGCCGCCACGGGTCCTGTCCGGCCTTGTGCGCGTGGTGGGGGGGCATGACTACCCGCCCGCGCGCGCGCGGATCAATTTACTCGCCCGGTCCCCAGAACCCGCGACGCTGGCAGGCGTTGCCATCATGCCATGGCGCGATGGGCAATGGATTGTCATGCGGGAGGAGGCGGCGATGGCACCCTCCATCACCGCCTGCGCGGGAGCGGTATGGGACCGGCGCTTCGCATTGCGCGCGCCAGCCCTGCCGCCGGGATGTGAAATGGGTGCGGCGGGGCCGGTGGCATCGTGGTGGCCCACGGGGCGGGGGCGCCCGGCCTGGCCGGCACGTGCGCTGCGTACATTGCCCGCGCTGTGGCAGGGGGGGCGGGTTGCTGCCGTGCCTCACATGGGTGTGTACGCGCAGGACTGGGCGACTGACGTGGTTTTCATGAACCATCCGCCCCAGCCCGTATTGCCTGACGCCCTGTTTGGCGGTGTGCAGCACGGTCCTTCGGGCCTGCTGTCATAA